The DNA region TAAAAAAAATAGAAGAGTATAGAGAAAAAGAAAGAGAAGTTCTTCGATTTGCACAAGAAAAAGCTAAGACTTTGAATTTACCTATGAAAATGCTTGCTTGTGAGATTAATTTTGATTACAGTAAAATTACTATACATTTTGCATCTGAAGAGAGAGTTGATTTTAGGGAGTTAGTAAAGGAACTTGCAGCTCAATATAAGACCAGGATTGAATTGCATCAAGTGGGAGTAAGGGATGAGGTAAGGTATTTAGGAGGTCTTGGAATTTGTGGAAGAGAAGTTTGTTGTCATCTTTATCTTCAGGATTTTGAATCTATTTCGGTAAAGATGGCAAAGGAACAGGGGCTCGCTTTAAACCCGTTAAAAATTTCTGGTATTTGTGGAAGATTAATGTGTTGTTTGTCTTACGAATATAAGACATATCAAGATATAAAAGCGAATTTACCTCCTAAGGGTACAGTAGTGGAGACGAGACAAGGAAAAGGAGTGGTTGTAGATCATCATGTACCGTTAAATAAGCTGGTTGTGGAGTTTGATGAAGAAAGAAGAGAGTTAGTCTCTTTAGACGAGATTGAGAAAATCTATACGAAAGAGGAAAAAGAAAGGGATAAAGATAAAGTTCTTGAGAAGATACTTAAGATGTTAGAAGAAGATGATGAGCAAGGCTGATGGAAGCTGTTTCTCTTGAGGAGATTAAGCTATTTTTTTGGAGAAGGGGTTATCAAATTGACGAATGTTGTCAAAAAGAAAGGATAATATTACCCAAGGATTTATCCTTAGAAGGGGACTATTTTAATTTCCTCTCTCATTATAGGTTTAGAAGACTATTAAGTGATATAATTCACTCTCAGGATAATGGAAGGGTCAATCTTGAAAAACTATTTTCCCGATGGAATTTAGAAGAGATAAGAGAATACTGGGAATTTCTAGTTAAAAGCGGAATTTTAACTTTAGTTAATGAGAATTATTATTTTTCCTATCCCTATATTGATAATTTTGGGGAAACTCTTGAGTGGTATATATCTGGTTTATTAGTGAAGGAGTTTAAGATGCCTACAGTTTGGGGTGTAAAAATCAGAGAACTAAAGGGTGGAGGAGACTTTGACGTCCTTTCTATTCTTGAGGGATATTTACTATATATAGAATGTAAAACCAGTCCTCCTAACAATGTAAGATTAAGGGAAATTTGGGAGTTTCTTCGAAGAAGGGAGGAATTAAAACCTAAGATTACTATACTTTTTATTGATACTACTCTTAAAATTGAGAGAAATATAACGGAGAATGTGAAATATCTTCTTGATAAGAGATTTGCTAAAGACAAAAATAATGTACTTTTAAAATTAAAAGAAGGGATATATGCGTTTGATAAAAGTTTATATATAATGCAAAGTAAGGGTGAGATGGTTAAAAATTTTCAATTAGTTTTTAGAGATTTTTTGAATGGATAAGCAGGAAAGATTATTTAAAGAGGATAATAGTTATGAACCCCTCTCTTTTAGGATGAGACCAAGAACTCTTGAGGAGTTCCTTGGGGCAGAGGATATTATTGGAGAAAAATCTTTTTTGAGGAAAGCTATTAATAAAGGGTATCTTCCATCTCTCATCATTTATGGCCCTCCTGGATCTGGAAAAACTACTTTATCAGTACTTTTGGCAAAGGCTATAAATGCTGAATTTATAGAACTTAATGCTGCTATTGTGGGGGTACAGGAGTTAAAGGAAGCTTTGCAGAAAGCAAAAAGAAATCTTGAACTTTATAATAAAAGAACAGTACTTTTCCTTGACGAAATACATCATTTTAATAAGCTTCAACAAGATGTGCTTCTTCCTTTTGTAGAAAGGGGAATAATGATTCTTATAGGGGCAACTACAGAAAATCCCTTTTTTAGCCTAAATACTACTTTACTATCAAGGTGTAGATTAGTAGAATTGAAGCCTCTTTCTAAGGAAAACATTGAGAGAATTATAAAGAGGGCTTTAGAAGATAAGGAGAGGGGACTTGGAGAGAGGGATTTAGAGATTAACGAGGATGCTATGGAAGAAATTGTTAGATTTGCAAATGGTGATGCGAGAATAGCTTTAAATACTTTAGAACTTGCTTCTTTTATGGTCGCTCCTTCTGAAAATGGAAAACTAATTATTACTCGGAACATAGTAAAGGAAGTTATTGGAAAAAGGATTTTTAGGTATGATCAAAGGGGAGATGAACATTATCATACTATTTCTGCCTTTATAAAAAGTATAAGAGGATCCGATCCTGATGCTGCTCTATATTATCTTGCAAAGATGCTCCTTTCAGGAGAAGATCCAAGATTTATAGCAAGAAGGTTAATTATACACGCAGCTGAAGATATAGGCATGGCTGATCCTTTTGCTCTTGTTATCGCTCAATCAGCTTATTATGCTGTGGATGTGGTAGGTATGCCTGAAGCAAGAATACCTCTTGCAGAGGCAACGGTATATTTAGCAACTGCCCCTAAGAGTAACAGTATCATTATAGGAATTGATAAGGCCATGAGATATATTGAAGAACATGGCATATCAGTAATTCCAGAACATTTAAGGGGCAATTCTCCTAAATATATTTATCCTCATGATTATCCAGATCATTTTGTAAAACAGAAGTATCTTCCAGAAGATATAGGGGAAATTTTTTATAGTCCTTCAGATCAAGGCAAGGAAAAAATGATAAGAGAAAGGTTAGAGAATTTATGGAAAGAAAGATACAAAAAGTAATTCTTTTAATTTTGATTTTTTTCCTTTTGTGGTTAGGAGGGTGTGGAGAGGATAGAAAAATAGAAAAAGGAGAGGAGATAAATAAAGGTGAAGTTGTAAGGGAAAAATTATCTTTAAATCTTGATACAAAGATTGCAGAAGAGATTATAAAGGTATATGAGAAGGAAATAGATAAGTACCTTGTTGAAGATAAAAATGAAGAGTTTAGAGATTATGTGTTAGGGTATAAAGTTTACTCTATTTATTATAAAAACTTAATGATTAAATATTTTCTCTTGCCAACCTTAAAGTCTGAAAATTTAATTATTAGAAAGGTTAAAAGTTCCGATAAGTTAGTTGAAAAATATCAAGTTTATAAAAAATACTCCCTTCCTTCTGGAGAGACAAAGGATGTTAAAATATTGAATCTTTATTTCCCCATTAGTAGAATAAGTGGAGTTCTTCCTAAAATCGCTTTCGTAGTAGATGATGTAGTAGAAGACAACTATTGGGTTCATGAACTTTTAAGTTTTCCGTACACCCTTAATATATCTATAATTCCTACAAGGAAAGCTGAAAAAGTAGCAGAAAAAATTTTTGAGCGAGGTTGGGAGATTATGATGCACCTTCCAATGGAGTCTATAACTTATCCAAAAGATGCGAAATATTTAGTAGCAGAAGCGATAATGGTTGGGATGAATGAGGATGAAATTGATAATATAGTGAGGACCCATCTTAAGAGATTTGGGAATATTAAGGTTTCTTGGGTTAATAATCATATGGGATCAAAGGTTACAAAGGACCCTGAAACTATGGAAAAAGTAATAAATGTTTTTAAAAAGTATAATTTAGCTTTTCTTGACAGTAAAACCATTTTAGGTAGTGTAGCGTATAAGATGGCAAATAGCTCAGGGATTCCTTCTCTTGAAAATATGTTATTTATTGATCATGAGAACGATGAGAATAAGATAAGA from Dictyoglomus turgidum DSM 6724 includes:
- a CDS encoding PSP1 domain-containing protein; translated protein: MMLEDKESIYVVGIRLRSLKVYYFSTTDPDLKVGDVVIVKTVQGMEAGRVVIPPFVPSENFEPPSPLKPILRRATEDDLKKIEEYREKEREVLRFAQEKAKTLNLPMKMLACEINFDYSKITIHFASEERVDFRELVKELAAQYKTRIELHQVGVRDEVRYLGGLGICGREVCCHLYLQDFESISVKMAKEQGLALNPLKISGICGRLMCCLSYEYKTYQDIKANLPPKGTVVETRQGKGVVVDHHVPLNKLVVEFDEERRELVSLDEIEKIYTKEEKERDKDKVLEKILKMLEEDDEQG
- a CDS encoding replication-associated recombination protein A encodes the protein MDKQERLFKEDNSYEPLSFRMRPRTLEEFLGAEDIIGEKSFLRKAINKGYLPSLIIYGPPGSGKTTLSVLLAKAINAEFIELNAAIVGVQELKEALQKAKRNLELYNKRTVLFLDEIHHFNKLQQDVLLPFVERGIMILIGATTENPFFSLNTTLLSRCRLVELKPLSKENIERIIKRALEDKERGLGERDLEINEDAMEEIVRFANGDARIALNTLELASFMVAPSENGKLIITRNIVKEVIGKRIFRYDQRGDEHYHTISAFIKSIRGSDPDAALYYLAKMLLSGEDPRFIARRLIIHAAEDIGMADPFALVIAQSAYYAVDVVGMPEARIPLAEATVYLATAPKSNSIIIGIDKAMRYIEEHGISVIPEHLRGNSPKYIYPHDYPDHFVKQKYLPEDIGEIFYSPSDQGKEKMIRERLENLWKERYKK
- a CDS encoding divergent polysaccharide deacetylase family protein; this encodes MERKIQKVILLILIFFLLWLGGCGEDRKIEKGEEINKGEVVREKLSLNLDTKIAEEIIKVYEKEIDKYLVEDKNEEFRDYVLGYKVYSIYYKNLMIKYFLLPTLKSENLIIRKVKSSDKLVEKYQVYKKYSLPSGETKDVKILNLYFPISRISGVLPKIAFVVDDVVEDNYWVHELLSFPYTLNISIIPTRKAEKVAEKIFERGWEIMMHLPMESITYPKDAKYLVAEAIMVGMNEDEIDNIVRTHLKRFGNIKVSWVNNHMGSKVTKDPETMEKVINVFKKYNLAFLDSKTILGSVAYKMANSSGIPSLENMLFIDHENDENKIRLRFLKAINMAKSKGWGVFILHLRPKTIKVLKELEKEGFFADVDLVKISDLYEAINEHSLDLPLKN